The following coding sequences are from one Leptolyngbya sp. NIES-3755 window:
- a CDS encoding hypothetical protein (similar to AA sequence:cyanobase_aa:PCC8801_3904) codes for MWEDEIIDELHRIREEHAKSFNYDLDAMFEDWQKKQEIGDRQIITQSNNNPTTDRIDDKSHASI; via the coding sequence ATGTGGGAAGACGAAATTATCGATGAACTGCATCGAATCCGGGAAGAACACGCAAAATCATTCAACTATGATTTAGATGCCATGTTTGAAGATTGGCAGAAAAAACAAGAGATCGGCGATCGACAAATTATCACTCAATCCAACAACAACCCCACGACAGATCGGATCGACGACAAATCTCACGCTTCGATCTAA
- a CDS encoding group 1 glycosyl transferase (similar to AA sequence:cyanobase_aa:LBDG_27620): MRIALFTETFLPKVDGIVTRLKHTVDHLQRQGNEVLIFSPDGGLTEYKGARIYGVSGFPLPLYPELKLALPRPAIGDEISRFKPDLIHIVNPAVLGLAGLFYSKFYSIPLVASYHTHLPEYLQHYGLGALEGVLWELLKAGHNQAEINLCTSTAMMQTLTEHGIERVNLWQRGVDTETFQPHLASLEMRSRLSQGYPDDPLLLYVGRLSAEKEVDRIKPVLESIPNARLALVGDGPNRQTLEKHFAGTNTNFVGYLGGQELASAFASSDAFVFPSRTETLGLVLLEAMAAGCPVVAARSGGIPDIVEDGVNGYLFDPTDEKGAIEATQFLLSRTEERETLRQNARTEAERWSWSAATKQLQNYYETVLAKKMACSR; encoded by the coding sequence ATGCGAATTGCTTTATTTACAGAAACATTTCTACCCAAAGTTGATGGTATTGTTACGCGGTTAAAACACACGGTTGATCATCTTCAGAGACAGGGCAATGAGGTTCTGATCTTCTCACCCGATGGCGGTTTGACCGAGTATAAAGGTGCAAGAATCTATGGCGTTTCAGGATTTCCGCTGCCGTTGTATCCAGAATTGAAGTTAGCATTACCGCGACCTGCGATCGGGGATGAAATTTCCCGTTTCAAACCGGATCTGATTCATATTGTGAATCCTGCTGTTTTAGGATTGGCAGGACTTTTTTACAGTAAGTTCTACAGCATTCCTTTAGTTGCTTCCTATCACACGCATTTACCGGAATATCTTCAGCACTATGGTTTAGGCGCTTTGGAAGGGGTTTTATGGGAATTGCTCAAAGCGGGACATAATCAAGCTGAAATCAATCTCTGCACTTCAACCGCAATGATGCAGACATTGACTGAACATGGAATTGAGCGAGTCAATCTTTGGCAGCGGGGAGTCGATACGGAGACTTTTCAGCCGCATTTAGCGAGTTTGGAAATGCGATCGCGCCTTTCTCAAGGTTATCCTGACGATCCGTTGTTGCTCTATGTCGGTCGATTGTCTGCGGAAAAAGAAGTCGATCGAATTAAACCCGTGCTCGAATCCATCCCGAATGCTCGATTGGCTTTAGTGGGAGATGGTCCCAATCGCCAAACGTTAGAAAAGCATTTTGCGGGAACGAATACAAACTTCGTCGGTTATCTTGGCGGTCAAGAATTGGCTTCTGCGTTTGCGTCTTCGGATGCGTTTGTGTTTCCTTCGCGGACTGAAACATTAGGGCTGGTACTCCTTGAAGCAATGGCGGCAGGGTGTCCGGTTGTGGCGGCTCGATCGGGTGGCATTCCCGATATTGTCGAAGATGGCGTGAACGGGTATTTGTTTGATCCCACCGATGAAAAAGGCGCGATCGAGGCGACTCAATTTCTTTTATCCCGCACCGAAGAGCGCGAAACGCTGAGACAAAATGCCCGCACCGAAGCAGAACGTTGGAGTTGGTCAGCCGCTACCAAACAGTTACAGAACTATTACGAAACTGTGTTGGCAAAGAAGATGGCTTGTTCTCGATGA
- a CDS encoding UDP-3-O-(3-hydroxymyristoyl) glucosamine N-acyltransferase (similar to AA sequence:cyanobase_aa:LBDG_10630) → MRFKDLVEKLGNSVTNSSDTPDLEITGVSAIADAAPNTLTYAESTKYIEQLKATQASAVILPANEALQAIATDRGLAWIVVSQPRLIFAQAIALFYKPFKPGPKIHPTAVIDPSAQIGELVSIGAHVVIESGAKVGNHVCIHPNVVVYPDVVIGDRTVLHANCTIHERSQIGTDCVVHSGAVIGSEGFGFVPTREGWLKMEQSGYTVLEDGVEIGCNSAIDRPAVGETRIGRNTKIDNFVQVGHGVKVGEGCAFAAQVGIAGGSTIGNRVILAGQVGVGNEAKIGDGVIASAKTGVHADIKPGLTVSGYPAVEHRVFLRSSAIYSRLSEMYQAIKQIQKRLDG, encoded by the coding sequence ATGAGGTTTAAGGACTTAGTTGAAAAATTAGGAAATTCAGTCACCAATAGCAGTGACACCCCAGATTTAGAAATTACTGGAGTCAGCGCGATCGCAGATGCCGCTCCCAATACGCTCACCTATGCAGAAAGCACGAAATACATTGAGCAATTAAAAGCAACTCAAGCGAGTGCAGTGATTCTGCCTGCAAATGAAGCACTGCAAGCGATCGCAACTGATCGAGGTTTAGCTTGGATTGTCGTTTCTCAGCCACGATTGATTTTTGCTCAAGCGATCGCACTGTTCTATAAGCCGTTCAAACCGGGTCCTAAAATCCATCCCACAGCCGTGATTGATCCCTCTGCTCAGATTGGTGAGTTGGTTTCGATTGGTGCTCACGTTGTGATTGAATCCGGTGCTAAAGTTGGCAATCACGTTTGTATTCATCCGAACGTTGTTGTTTATCCCGATGTCGTGATTGGCGATCGGACAGTCCTACATGCGAACTGCACTATCCACGAACGCAGCCAAATTGGTACAGATTGTGTGGTTCATTCTGGTGCAGTGATTGGATCAGAAGGCTTCGGATTTGTACCAACTCGTGAAGGTTGGCTAAAAATGGAACAATCGGGCTACACCGTTTTAGAAGATGGAGTCGAGATTGGATGTAATTCAGCGATCGATCGTCCCGCAGTGGGTGAAACTCGGATCGGACGCAATACGAAGATTGATAACTTCGTCCAAGTTGGGCATGGTGTGAAAGTTGGGGAAGGTTGTGCGTTTGCGGCTCAGGTTGGCATCGCAGGCGGCTCGACAATCGGAAATCGGGTGATTTTAGCAGGGCAAGTTGGAGTCGGAAACGAGGCGAAGATTGGAGATGGCGTGATCGCGTCTGCCAAAACAGGTGTTCATGCAGATATCAAACCGGGTCTAACAGTGTCCGGTTATCCAGCGGTTGAACATCGCGTGTTTCTGAGATCGTCCGCAATTTACAGCCGTTTGTCTGAGATGTATCAAGCGATAAAACAGATTCAGAAGCGATTAGATGGATGA
- a CDS encoding hypothetical protein (similar to AA sequence:cyanobase_aa:MAE05780), translated as MRFEWNDNKAASNLSKHKVSFEEAKSVFANPLYVDFYDPDHSENEERFLIVGESNCGRLLIVSYTEREKVIRLISAREVTRAEREAYEEN; from the coding sequence ATGAGATTTGAGTGGAACGACAACAAAGCAGCAAGTAATCTCTCCAAACATAAGGTTTCATTTGAAGAAGCCAAAAGTGTTTTTGCTAATCCGCTCTACGTTGACTTCTACGACCCAGATCATTCTGAGAATGAGGAGAGGTTTCTGATCGTAGGTGAATCAAATTGCGGACGGTTATTGATTGTTTCTTATACAGAAAGAGAAAAGGTCATTCGTTTAATCAGCGCTAGAGAAGTAACACGAGCCGAACGAGAAGCTTATGAAGAGAACTGA
- a CDS encoding hypothetical protein (hypothetical protein MC7420_4425;~similar to AA sequence:cyanobase_aa:LBDG_03680) yields MHFTLLVISMSAAIAFRFAWKSRSADWNTRWQWALGAFLFSPLLLITSAIAILCMGPRGRMVHTWDGWGSYGIAIAFLTIGMILLVQLAIQVQRSLQKIHQLPEEIILSTPARLLEHSTPYIAQIGFWNPELVISEGLLDTLDESHLQVALTHEKAHRHYRDTFWFFWLGGLRRLTAWLPNTEALWQELIFLRELRADRWAAQQTDGLLLAEALLSIVSASQVESEPWMAALGDAIPQSRLNERIDALLDESEPVSDRSFTVWIWLSIVLLPLLMIPFHF; encoded by the coding sequence ATGCACTTTACTTTGTTAGTGATCTCGATGAGTGCTGCGATCGCGTTCCGATTCGCGTGGAAATCCAGATCCGCAGATTGGAATACTCGTTGGCAATGGGCGTTAGGGGCATTCCTGTTTTCGCCATTGTTATTGATCACAAGCGCGATCGCGATTCTTTGTATGGGTCCGCGTGGTCGAATGGTTCATACCTGGGATGGTTGGGGAAGTTATGGAATCGCGATCGCATTTTTAACGATCGGAATGATTCTTCTCGTACAATTGGCAATTCAGGTACAGCGATCGCTGCAAAAGATTCATCAATTGCCAGAAGAAATAATTCTTTCAACGCCAGCACGATTATTAGAGCATTCGACTCCATACATTGCTCAAATCGGATTTTGGAATCCTGAGTTAGTCATTAGCGAAGGATTATTAGACACGCTAGACGAATCACATCTACAAGTTGCACTCACTCACGAAAAAGCACATCGACATTATCGCGACACTTTTTGGTTTTTCTGGCTCGGTGGATTGCGTCGATTAACAGCTTGGCTACCGAATACCGAAGCACTTTGGCAAGAGTTAATTTTCTTGAGAGAACTCAGAGCCGATCGCTGGGCAGCACAGCAAACCGATGGATTGTTACTGGCTGAGGCATTATTGTCGATCGTCTCTGCCTCTCAAGTGGAATCAGAACCTTGGATGGCGGCTTTAGGTGATGCAATTCCTCAGTCTCGATTGAATGAGCGAATTGATGCACTGTTAGATGAATCGGAACCTGTGTCTGATCGAAGCTTTACGGTTTGGATTTGGTTATCGATCGTGCTTCTACCGCTACTTATGATTCCGTTTCATTTTTGA
- a CDS encoding UDP-sulfoquinovose synthase (similar to AA sequence:cyanobase_aa:LBDG_27640) has translation MKVLVIGGDGYCGWATALYLSNRGHEVGILDSLVRRHWDNELCIDTLTPIAPIKQRLQRWKDLTGKTIDLFIGDITNYGFLNQSMEQFQPDAIVHFGEQRSAPFSMIDREHAVLTQVNNVVGTLNLLYIMKEKFPDCHLVKLGTMGEYGTPNIDIEEGYITIEHNGRKDTLPYPKQPGSMYHLSKVHDSHNIHFACRIWGLRATDLNQGIVYGVLTEETGMDEMLINRLDYDGVFGTALNRFCIQAAIGHPLTVYGKGGQTRGFLDIRDTVRCVELALETPAAPGEFRVFNQFTELFGVAEIANLVQKAGSAMGLKVEVQNFDNPRIEKEEHYFNAKNTNLLDLGLQPHYLSDSLLDSLLNFAVKYKDRVDNSEILPKVTWKR, from the coding sequence ATGAAAGTCCTAGTTATTGGTGGTGATGGCTATTGTGGTTGGGCAACCGCGCTCTACTTGTCCAATCGGGGTCATGAGGTTGGCATTTTAGATAGCTTGGTGCGGCGACATTGGGATAATGAATTGTGTATTGATACGTTGACCCCGATCGCGCCCATCAAACAACGGCTGCAACGCTGGAAAGACCTCACAGGCAAGACGATCGATCTTTTTATCGGCGATATCACGAATTACGGATTTCTCAATCAGTCGATGGAGCAGTTCCAACCCGATGCGATCGTGCATTTCGGCGAACAGCGATCGGCTCCTTTTTCGATGATCGATCGCGAACACGCGGTGCTGACTCAGGTGAATAACGTCGTTGGAACGCTCAATCTGCTCTACATCATGAAAGAGAAGTTCCCCGATTGTCATTTGGTCAAGCTCGGTACGATGGGCGAATATGGGACTCCGAATATCGATATCGAAGAAGGCTATATTACGATCGAACATAACGGACGCAAAGATACCCTCCCGTATCCGAAACAACCGGGGAGCATGTATCACCTCAGTAAAGTGCATGATTCGCACAATATTCACTTTGCTTGTCGCATCTGGGGTTTACGAGCAACCGATTTGAATCAAGGGATTGTTTACGGTGTTCTGACCGAAGAAACCGGAATGGACGAAATGCTGATCAATCGTTTGGACTACGATGGCGTGTTCGGAACAGCGTTGAATCGATTCTGTATTCAGGCTGCGATCGGACATCCGTTGACGGTTTACGGGAAAGGCGGACAAACGCGAGGATTCTTGGATATTCGGGATACGGTGCGCTGTGTGGAATTGGCACTTGAAACGCCTGCGGCTCCCGGTGAATTCCGAGTGTTCAACCAATTCACGGAACTGTTCGGGGTTGCAGAAATCGCGAACTTGGTTCAAAAAGCTGGAAGTGCAATGGGCTTGAAAGTTGAAGTGCAAAACTTTGACAACCCGCGCATCGAAAAAGAAGAACATTACTTCAATGCGAAGAACACGAATCTCTTAGATTTGGGATTGCAACCGCACTATCTATCTGATTCGTTGCTTGATTCGTTGTTGAATTTTGCCGTGAAGTACAAGGATCGAGTGGATAACAGCGAAATCCTGCCGAAAGTGACTTGGAAACGGTGA
- a CDS encoding hypothetical protein (protein of unknown function DUF1001;~similar to AA sequence:cyanobase_aa:LBDG_27650): MTHSTDIATLARWMAADFSNQQQAFENPPMFAHIRVCMRPLPKEVLGGVSFFIEQAYDYMLNDPYRLRVLKLVQNGDRIEIENYQVRDEKKFYGASRDLNRLKELTANQLEKLPGCNMVVAWTGNSFKGEVEPGKACMVTRKGQETYLDSEFEINGEWFTSLDRGRDPETDEQVWGSVAGPFEFVRWASFADEVQA; the protein is encoded by the coding sequence ATGACACACTCTACCGATATTGCAACTTTGGCGCGTTGGATGGCAGCGGATTTTAGTAATCAACAACAAGCTTTTGAAAATCCGCCGATGTTTGCTCACATTCGGGTGTGTATGCGTCCCTTGCCTAAAGAAGTCCTCGGTGGGGTTAGTTTCTTTATCGAGCAAGCGTATGACTATATGTTGAATGATCCGTATCGGTTGCGGGTGCTGAAATTGGTTCAGAATGGCGATCGCATCGAAATTGAAAACTATCAAGTCCGCGATGAAAAGAAGTTTTACGGAGCCTCACGCGATTTGAATCGATTGAAGGAATTGACAGCGAATCAACTCGAAAAGCTTCCTGGATGCAACATGGTTGTGGCATGGACGGGAAACAGCTTTAAGGGAGAAGTCGAGCCTGGAAAAGCTTGTATGGTCACGCGGAAAGGACAAGAGACGTATTTAGATAGTGAATTTGAGATCAATGGAGAATGGTTTACGAGTCTCGATCGAGGACGCGATCCAGAAACCGATGAACAAGTTTGGGGATCAGTTGCGGGACCCTTTGAATTTGTGCGATGGGCGAGCTTTGCGGATGAAGTACAAGCTTAG
- a CDS encoding hypothetical protein (hypothetical protein slr0240;~similar to AA sequence:cyanobase_aa:LBDG_03670) yields MAPLPENRPKQLSLGPLEAEILRIVWELETVTVKDVHDRILSDPDRELAYTSVTTVLNRLVKKGWLACNKQNRSFAWSAIVSQQEARALHSMEQLNQFLSVTNPDVVAAFADSLDQASCDQLDAIAQRLKAIREAREKK; encoded by the coding sequence ATGGCTCCGCTTCCAGAAAATCGCCCAAAACAACTCTCACTCGGTCCCTTAGAGGCTGAGATTCTTCGGATTGTTTGGGAACTTGAAACGGTCACAGTAAAAGATGTCCACGATCGCATTCTTTCAGATCCCGATCGAGAACTCGCTTACACTTCGGTGACGACTGTTCTAAATCGATTGGTAAAAAAGGGCTGGCTTGCCTGCAATAAACAGAATCGGTCGTTTGCCTGGTCTGCGATCGTGTCTCAACAAGAAGCTAGAGCGCTCCACTCGATGGAACAACTGAATCAATTTTTATCAGTCACTAATCCTGATGTGGTCGCTGCGTTTGCCGATAGTTTAGATCAAGCGAGTTGTGATCAGCTTGACGCGATCGCACAACGTCTCAAAGCTATTCGTGAGGCGCGGGAGAAGAAATAA
- a CDS encoding hypothetical protein (similar to AA sequence:cyanobase_aa:Npun_F5476), with the protein MKRTESEMEDDLRPEYDLKSLRVRRLGSERKNFGAITVRLEPDVAEVFPSADAVNEALRFLIRVTQQNYSPNSEIQPTIGTEK; encoded by the coding sequence ATGAAGAGAACTGAATCAGAAATGGAAGATGACCTTCGCCCTGAGTATGACTTGAAAAGCTTACGAGTCAGAAGACTCGGTTCAGAGCGCAAGAATTTTGGGGCAATTACAGTTCGACTAGAGCCAGATGTTGCAGAAGTTTTTCCAAGTGCCGATGCTGTAAATGAAGCACTTCGATTTTTAATTCGAGTGACTCAGCAAAACTATTCCCCCAATTCAGAGATACAACCCACGATCGGAACAGAAAAATAG
- a CDS encoding hypothetical protein (similar to AA sequence:cyanobase_aa:PCC8801_3903), with product MNETVYIETSILGYLTARSTQNLILAANIEVTKEWWRSRRDDFTLHISQTVLDEIAQGDTEIAAQRLEIVRGFPLLDLNQAVKDLAKQFLTRSNLPPKAADDAVHIAAASIHRMDYLLTWNCKHIANVQIQKKLSRICSELGYSLPAICTPYELMGD from the coding sequence ATGAACGAAACGGTTTACATCGAAACCAGTATCTTAGGCTACCTGACAGCCCGCTCCACTCAAAACTTGATTCTTGCCGCAAATATTGAAGTGACAAAAGAATGGTGGCGATCGCGTCGGGATGACTTTACGCTTCACATTTCACAAACCGTTTTAGACGAAATCGCGCAAGGAGATACAGAAATCGCCGCTCAACGGCTAGAAATCGTGCGAGGCTTTCCGTTGCTTGACTTGAATCAAGCAGTCAAAGATTTAGCAAAGCAATTTTTAACTCGAAGTAATCTTCCTCCTAAAGCAGCCGATGACGCGGTACATATCGCTGCCGCAAGTATTCATCGTATGGATTACCTGCTAACGTGGAACTGCAAACACATTGCCAATGTTCAAATTCAGAAAAAGCTCTCTAGAATTTGTTCTGAGTTGGGGTATTCGTTGCCTGCGATTTGTACACCTTATGAACTGATGGGAGATTAA
- a CDS encoding CDP-diacylglycerol--glycerol-3-phosphate 3-phosphatidyltransferase (similar to AA sequence:cyanobase_aa:LBDG_24830), whose product MMKLAYIPMVLVGFRFAIAPLLLLDALDGMTTVWFIWGYILAILSDIFDGIIARKLEVSTSQLRQADSWADICLFLCLALSTWLVYPTVILDFKIPLLIAVAAQFLLFTVSLIKFSKLPSFHTYTAKAWGLALLVSAIALFGFGYAPTLWAAIVLCWINSLEEIVMTFILPVWACDILSVFHAAKLRENN is encoded by the coding sequence ATGATGAAGCTTGCCTATATTCCTATGGTTCTTGTCGGGTTTCGATTTGCGATCGCGCCTCTTCTTCTCTTAGATGCTCTTGATGGAATGACCACAGTTTGGTTTATTTGGGGCTATATTCTTGCTATTCTTTCTGATATTTTTGATGGCATTATTGCTCGTAAATTAGAAGTAAGTACATCTCAACTTCGTCAGGCAGATAGTTGGGCAGACATTTGTTTATTCCTCTGTTTAGCTTTGAGTACTTGGCTGGTTTATCCAACTGTTATTCTTGATTTCAAAATCCCGTTGTTAATTGCTGTTGCGGCTCAATTTCTTTTATTTACAGTAAGTTTGATTAAGTTTAGTAAGCTTCCTAGTTTTCATACTTACACGGCAAAAGCTTGGGGACTAGCGTTATTGGTATCCGCGATCGCGCTCTTCGGATTCGGCTATGCTCCGACGCTTTGGGCAGCGATCGTACTCTGTTGGATTAATAGCTTAGAAGAGATTGTCATGACATTCATCTTGCCAGTATGGGCATGTGATATTTTGAGCGTTTTCCACGCTGCGAAACTGCGCGAAAATAATTGA
- a CDS encoding hypothetical protein (hypothetical protein LYNGBM3L_15760;~similar to AA sequence:cyanobase_aa:LBDG_27660) produces MRRWISWFAVLLCVVGLTGCNLPRVTAEDRLFLPLSVEFLGNYTLKDKEFKGTTVGGLSGIAYDRKQDLYYAVSDDRSDRQSARFYTLKLQIDQDALKSVEVQNVTTLTDENGQPFAKGTIDPEGIALSPLNSVFISSEGDVKEDAAPFIGEFDLQTGKLKRKLSTPESYLPDAKIIGQTRGIQDNRAFEGLTLNAGASTAPPAEPFRLFTVVESPLVQDLELPNTKESLLNRLLHYQIWDGRSTIISEHAYPLDPKPTGAIDHGLSEFLSIDQGGHFLSLERSFGLTGFRLKLFQVATGTASDISTFGTLRNAQMKPAAKELLLDLNQLGTRLDNLEGITIGARFPDGSHSLVMVSDDNFNNLGQITQFMLFKLKGLKG; encoded by the coding sequence ATGCGTCGCTGGATTTCTTGGTTTGCTGTGCTGCTCTGTGTCGTGGGCTTGACTGGGTGCAATTTGCCGCGTGTCACCGCAGAGGATCGATTGTTTCTGCCGTTGTCCGTTGAGTTTCTGGGTAACTACACTTTGAAGGATAAAGAATTCAAAGGAACAACGGTTGGGGGACTTTCGGGGATTGCATACGATCGCAAACAAGATCTCTATTACGCAGTCTCGGACGATCGCAGCGATCGACAATCTGCACGGTTTTATACCTTGAAATTGCAGATTGATCAGGATGCACTGAAATCGGTTGAAGTTCAGAATGTGACGACTTTGACCGATGAGAATGGGCAACCGTTTGCAAAAGGCACGATCGACCCGGAAGGAATTGCACTGTCTCCGCTGAATTCGGTGTTTATTTCGAGTGAAGGCGATGTGAAAGAAGATGCAGCGCCGTTTATCGGAGAGTTCGATTTGCAGACTGGGAAACTGAAGCGCAAATTGTCTACTCCAGAATCGTATTTACCAGATGCGAAAATTATTGGGCAAACTCGCGGAATTCAGGATAATCGGGCGTTTGAAGGATTGACTTTGAATGCAGGAGCATCAACCGCTCCGCCTGCTGAACCGTTTCGATTGTTTACTGTGGTTGAATCTCCGTTAGTGCAGGATTTGGAATTGCCGAATACTAAAGAAAGTTTGCTCAATCGGTTGCTGCATTATCAGATTTGGGATGGTCGATCGACGATTATTTCTGAACATGCTTATCCGCTCGATCCGAAACCGACGGGCGCAATCGATCATGGATTGAGTGAATTTTTATCGATCGACCAAGGCGGACATTTCTTGAGCTTAGAGCGATCGTTTGGATTAACGGGTTTTCGACTCAAGCTTTTTCAAGTTGCCACTGGAACTGCAAGTGATATCTCTACATTTGGTACGTTACGCAATGCACAAATGAAACCTGCGGCAAAGGAACTCTTGCTGGATCTCAATCAGTTGGGAACTCGGTTAGATAATCTTGAAGGAATAACGATCGGGGCACGTTTTCCTGATGGGTCGCATAGCTTGGTGATGGTGAGCGATGACAATTTTAACAATTTGGGGCAGATCACTCAATTCATGCTCTTCAAGCTCAAAGGACTAAAAGGCTGA
- a CDS encoding hypothetical protein (similar to AA sequence:cyanobase_aa:MAE56180) — protein MPAIVKLSVEALAEAIASLDLEEKRQLQEILEQQIFEDEEAAYEDDPGTLAEIQAVRDEYARGEYLTYDKYLAQRKSKAS, from the coding sequence ATGCCAGCGATCGTTAAACTCAGCGTCGAAGCACTCGCAGAAGCGATCGCTTCGCTTGATCTTGAAGAGAAACGCCAACTTCAGGAAATTCTTGAGCAGCAGATTTTTGAAGACGAAGAAGCAGCTTACGAAGATGATCCGGGGACTCTGGCAGAAATTCAGGCGGTTCGAGATGAATATGCGAGAGGTGAGTACCTGACCTACGACAAGTACTTGGCGCAGCGTAAAAGCAAAGCATCATGA
- a CDS encoding 23S rRNA methyltransferase/RumA (similar to AA sequence:cyanobase_aa:LBDG_10620), producing MPPELETINATWKQGELIEVAITDLSDRGDGVGRAGSRVVFVPDTVTGDRAMVRLMHVKPNFAHAKIHEMLEESPYGVRPSCIVADKCGGCQWQHVDYEYQLEAKRNQVVQALERIGGFDQVRVDPVFNVSEPLHYRNKATYPLGVSQNRQVQAGYYQKGTHQIVNLNQCPIQDERLNPFLAEIKQDIQRQGWRVYDEKYHRGQLRHLSLRIGRRSGEVLLTLVTADPELPNLEMQAQEWLQRYPNLVGVSLNVQRDRTNAIFGKETYCIAGQPFLSEQFAGLTFHIRPDTFFQVHTEQAEALLMSILEELNLQGNETFIDAYCGIGTMTLPIAQRVKTAIGIEIQPEAIKQARQNATLNGIDVSFEVGAVEKVLSSLSVQPDLVMLDPPRKGCDAIVLETLRQQKPKQIVYVSCNPATLARDLKVLCADNLYQLTRVQPADFFPQTAHVECAAFLKRVEE from the coding sequence GTGCCTCCAGAGTTAGAGACAATCAACGCGACATGGAAACAAGGCGAACTCATTGAAGTCGCGATTACGGATTTAAGCGATCGGGGGGATGGAGTGGGACGCGCCGGATCGCGGGTGGTCTTTGTTCCCGATACGGTGACGGGCGATCGAGCAATGGTTCGATTGATGCACGTGAAGCCGAATTTCGCTCATGCAAAGATCCATGAAATGCTGGAAGAATCGCCGTATGGAGTGCGTCCGAGTTGTATTGTGGCGGACAAGTGTGGCGGGTGTCAGTGGCAGCACGTTGATTACGAATATCAGCTTGAGGCGAAACGAAATCAAGTTGTGCAGGCATTGGAGCGAATTGGCGGATTTGATCAAGTGCGGGTCGATCCTGTCTTCAATGTGAGTGAACCGCTACACTATCGAAACAAAGCGACTTACCCGCTCGGAGTTTCGCAAAATCGACAAGTCCAGGCTGGGTATTATCAAAAAGGCACTCATCAAATTGTCAATCTGAATCAATGTCCGATTCAAGATGAGCGACTCAATCCCTTTTTAGCTGAGATCAAACAAGACATTCAGCGGCAAGGATGGCGGGTTTACGATGAGAAATATCATCGGGGACAATTGCGGCATTTGTCTTTGAGAATTGGACGGCGATCAGGTGAGGTGTTGCTAACGTTAGTCACCGCTGATCCAGAGTTGCCGAATTTGGAAATGCAAGCGCAGGAATGGTTACAACGATATCCGAATCTGGTTGGAGTTTCGTTGAATGTGCAACGCGATCGCACGAATGCAATTTTTGGCAAAGAGACTTACTGCATTGCAGGTCAGCCCTTTTTAAGCGAACAATTTGCCGGATTAACGTTTCATATTCGTCCCGATACATTCTTTCAAGTGCATACTGAGCAAGCAGAAGCTTTATTAATGTCGATTTTGGAAGAATTGAATTTGCAGGGAAATGAAACCTTTATCGATGCTTATTGTGGAATTGGCACGATGACATTACCGATCGCACAACGAGTCAAAACTGCGATCGGGATCGAAATTCAACCGGAAGCGATCAAGCAAGCCCGCCAGAATGCAACCTTGAATGGGATCGATGTCAGTTTTGAAGTAGGAGCCGTTGAGAAAGTTCTCAGTTCTCTCTCAGTTCAACCGGATCTCGTCATGCTCGATCCACCGCGTAAAGGCTGTGATGCGATCGTATTAGAAACACTCAGGCAACAGAAACCTAAACAAATCGTCTACGTCAGTTGTAATCCGGCAACATTGGCGCGAGATTTAAAGGTATTGTGTGCAGACAATCTGTATCAACTCACACGAGTCCAACCTGCGGACTTTTTCCCGCAAACGGCTCATGTCGAGTGTGCCGCATTTTTGAAACGGGTGGAGGAGTAA